From the genome of Deltaproteobacteria bacterium, one region includes:
- a CDS encoding ABC transporter ATP-binding protein, with product MTMIAVRAERLGKAYRLYARPLDRAFEWLSRRPRHQEFWALRDLDLDVRAGESIGIIGENGAGKSTLLALLTGTTRPTTGRVAVHGTLAAILELGAGFHPEFSGRHNARMHAALFGITGDEAERRIGEAIAFSELGGFIEQPVRTYSSGMYVRLAFALAVSVDPDMLIIDEALAVGDQHFQTKCVDRITEFRERGKTILFCSHAMYQVKKLCDRALWLRQGRVEALGPVDEVIDGYLEYTRVRDEEQVASQPAAGRDPAVLRLVEVALEGGDGQEPPTWQSGAPFTVRVVLERGRDAALEPGVGIAFVRNDGLVCYCVSTEMDAVGMHARPDGRFEAVLHVPRLPLLGGGYYLNVATIDNRSALLIYDVQERRCPFRVRNRSDEFGVMRMDHQWVAPS from the coding sequence GTGACGATGATCGCGGTGCGGGCGGAGCGACTCGGCAAGGCGTATCGGCTCTACGCGCGCCCGCTCGATCGGGCGTTCGAATGGCTCTCGCGGCGACCGCGGCACCAGGAGTTCTGGGCGCTCCGCGATCTCGACCTCGACGTACGGGCCGGCGAGTCGATCGGGATCATCGGCGAGAACGGCGCCGGCAAGTCGACGTTGCTGGCCTTGCTCACCGGCACGACGCGGCCGACGACGGGGCGGGTCGCCGTGCACGGGACGCTCGCCGCGATCCTGGAGCTCGGCGCCGGATTCCATCCCGAGTTCAGCGGCCGCCACAACGCCCGCATGCACGCGGCGCTCTTCGGCATCACCGGCGACGAGGCCGAGCGCCGCATCGGGGAGGCGATCGCCTTCTCGGAGCTCGGCGGCTTCATCGAGCAGCCGGTACGCACGTACTCCTCGGGCATGTACGTGCGGCTCGCCTTCGCGCTCGCGGTGAGCGTCGATCCCGACATGCTGATCATCGACGAGGCGCTCGCCGTCGGCGACCAGCACTTCCAGACGAAGTGCGTCGACCGCATCACCGAGTTCCGCGAGCGGGGCAAGACGATCCTCTTCTGCTCGCACGCGATGTACCAGGTGAAGAAGCTCTGCGACCGCGCGCTCTGGCTCCGCCAGGGTCGCGTGGAGGCGCTCGGGCCGGTCGACGAGGTGATCGACGGGTATCTCGAGTACACGCGCGTGCGCGACGAGGAGCAGGTCGCGTCCCAGCCGGCGGCCGGGCGCGATCCGGCGGTCCTGCGCCTGGTCGAGGTCGCGCTCGAAGGCGGCGACGGGCAGGAGCCGCCGACCTGGCAGAGCGGCGCGCCCTTCACGGTCCGGGTCGTGCTCGAACGCGGGCGCGACGCGGCGCTCGAGCCGGGGGTCGGCATCGCCTTCGTGCGCAACGACGGCCTCGTCTGCTATTGCGTATCGACCGAGATGGACGCGGTCGGCATGCACGCCCGTCCCGACGGGCGCTTCGAAGCGGTTCTCCACGTGCCCCGGCTGCCGCTCCTCGGCGGGGGGTACTACTTGAACGTCGCGACCATCGACAACCGCTCGGCGCTGCTGATCTACGACGTCCAGGAGCGTCGCTGTCCGTTTCGCGTCCGCAATCGCTCGGACGAGTTCGGCGTCATGCGGATGGACCACCAATGGGTCGCGCCGTCGTGA
- a CDS encoding ABC transporter permease: MSAHGAPVRTVVAGERGSGRAAPLAMARAVWSARTVVRALVVRDLRGRYVGSALGTFWSIAQPLLQLATYTFVFATVMQVRVTDAGGGDVPFVLYLACGLFPWLAIQEAITRSATCLVDNPTLVKRVIFPVEVLPVQLACAAVVHQVIATALLLLLMAALGFPPRPTLAVWPLLLAAELAVAVGLGWAAATLHVFFRDTAQALGVLLPVWFYLTPILYPQHLVPPFLRPVLALNPMTALVRAHRDVVLYGIAPNGAEVLQIATASLATFAIGAWIFARARGEFADLV, encoded by the coding sequence GTGAGCGCGCACGGGGCGCCGGTCCGTACCGTCGTCGCGGGTGAACGCGGTTCCGGCCGGGCGGCGCCCCTCGCCATGGCGCGGGCCGTCTGGTCGGCGCGCACGGTCGTCCGCGCGCTCGTGGTGCGCGACCTGCGCGGCCGCTACGTCGGCTCGGCGCTCGGCACGTTCTGGTCGATCGCGCAGCCGCTCTTGCAGCTCGCGACGTACACCTTCGTCTTCGCGACCGTGATGCAGGTGCGCGTGACGGACGCCGGCGGCGGCGACGTGCCGTTCGTCCTCTATCTCGCCTGCGGACTCTTCCCGTGGCTCGCGATCCAGGAGGCGATCACGCGCAGCGCCACGTGCCTGGTCGACAATCCGACGCTGGTGAAGCGGGTGATCTTTCCGGTCGAGGTGCTCCCCGTGCAGCTCGCGTGCGCCGCGGTCGTGCACCAGGTGATCGCGACGGCGCTCCTGCTCCTCCTGATGGCGGCGCTCGGGTTCCCGCCGCGTCCGACGCTCGCCGTCTGGCCGTTGCTGCTCGCCGCCGAGCTCGCCGTGGCCGTCGGCCTCGGCTGGGCGGCGGCGACGCTGCACGTCTTCTTCCGCGACACCGCGCAGGCCCTCGGGGTGTTGCTGCCGGTGTGGTTCTACCTGACCCCCATCCTCTACCCGCAGCACCTCGTGCCGCCGTTCCTGCGGCCGGTCCTGGCGTTGAACCCGATGACGGCGCTCGTGCGGGCGCATCGTGACGTGGTGCTCTACGGCATCGCGCCGAACGGCGCGGAGGTTCTTCAGATCGCGACCGCGAGTCTCGCGACGTTCGCGATCGGGGCCTGGATCTTCGCCCGCGCGCGCGGCGAGTTCGCGGATCTGGTGTGA
- a CDS encoding tetratricopeptide repeat protein, with amino-acid sequence MTTWLGRAVLIVAVAATFANAIGNGFVYDDQLVIVDDPAVRLPLSAGFSGLHYRPLRTLSYRLDHAVAGMDPRAFHLSNVLYHGVAVVLVHALLGALGVSPPAALAGALVFALHPVQTDAVSYAAGRRDVLCGLFYALGVVAYLGWRRTPRAATLVLVALAYVLAILAKEMAVTLPLVCLLIDRWTRRRADAPSAAGAFTARRLATLGALAGLGVLALALTYGGHVLHIATARPWHGGSFGANVATVARVWVKYAQLVVWPATLSADYSYDAFPVSTNLLDPRALASFVVLVGLAAVAATRWRRGDAIGLGLAWAAVTLLPVSHLVPFRELLAEHYLYVPMMGIALVAGGLVDGARARWPARRTAVAAAVLVAIGALGARTIVRNRDWRDRVTLWSATVAAAPRCARAQYNLGQAYFERSRLADAERAWLAAAALQPDDVETTRNLGMLYYRLGKHEAAAAKIDAVIAAKPDDGEAYTLAGYIALDRGKPERAREYFDAALARLPAERAEKARGGRERALRAASSGGAAPRTP; translated from the coding sequence ATGACCACCTGGCTCGGGCGCGCCGTTCTGATCGTGGCCGTCGCCGCGACGTTCGCCAACGCGATCGGAAACGGCTTCGTCTACGACGACCAGCTGGTCATCGTCGACGACCCGGCGGTGCGCCTGCCGCTCTCCGCGGGCTTCTCGGGCCTGCACTATCGGCCGCTGCGCACGCTGTCCTACCGGCTCGACCACGCCGTCGCGGGCATGGATCCGCGCGCCTTCCACCTGAGCAACGTGCTCTACCACGGCGTCGCGGTGGTGCTCGTGCACGCTCTCCTGGGAGCGCTCGGCGTCTCGCCGCCGGCGGCGCTCGCGGGCGCGCTCGTCTTCGCCCTGCACCCCGTGCAGACGGACGCGGTGAGCTACGCCGCCGGCCGTCGCGACGTCCTCTGCGGGCTCTTCTACGCGCTCGGGGTCGTCGCCTACCTCGGCTGGCGGCGGACCCCGCGCGCGGCGACGCTCGTGCTCGTGGCGCTGGCGTACGTGCTCGCGATCCTCGCGAAGGAGATGGCGGTGACGCTGCCGCTCGTCTGCCTGCTGATCGACCGCTGGACGCGCCGCCGCGCCGACGCGCCATCCGCGGCGGGCGCGTTCACGGCGCGGCGCCTCGCGACTCTCGGCGCGCTCGCCGGGCTCGGCGTGCTCGCCCTCGCGCTCACCTATGGCGGACACGTGCTCCACATCGCGACGGCGCGTCCCTGGCACGGCGGCAGCTTCGGTGCGAACGTGGCGACGGTGGCACGGGTGTGGGTGAAGTACGCGCAGCTCGTCGTGTGGCCCGCGACGCTTTCCGCCGACTACAGCTACGACGCGTTTCCGGTCTCGACGAACCTCCTCGACCCGCGCGCGCTCGCGAGCTTCGTGGTGCTCGTCGGGCTCGCGGCGGTCGCGGCCACCCGTTGGCGGCGCGGTGACGCGATCGGACTCGGGCTCGCGTGGGCCGCCGTCACGCTCCTGCCCGTGTCGCATCTCGTCCCGTTTCGCGAGCTCCTCGCGGAGCACTACCTCTACGTGCCGATGATGGGGATCGCGCTGGTCGCGGGCGGTCTCGTGGACGGTGCGCGCGCGCGCTGGCCGGCGCGGCGGACGGCCGTGGCGGCGGCGGTGCTGGTCGCGATCGGCGCGCTCGGGGCGCGTACGATCGTCCGCAACCGCGACTGGCGGGACCGTGTTACGCTCTGGTCGGCGACGGTCGCGGCCGCGCCGCGCTGCGCCCGCGCGCAGTACAATCTCGGGCAGGCCTACTTCGAGCGGAGCCGGCTCGCCGACGCCGAGCGCGCCTGGCTCGCGGCCGCGGCGCTCCAGCCCGACGACGTCGAGACCACCCGCAACCTCGGCATGCTGTACTACCGTCTCGGGAAGCACGAGGCCGCCGCCGCGAAGATCGACGCGGTGATCGCCGCCAAGCCGGATGACGGGGAGGCCTACACGCTCGCCGGCTACATCGCCCTCGATCGCGGCAAGCCGGAGCGGGCGCGAGAGTACTTCGACGCGGCGCTCGCCCGCCTCCCTGCGGAGCGGGCCGAGAAGGCGCGCGGCGGCCGCGAGCGGGCGCTGCGCGCGGCGAGCTCCGGCGGCGCGGCCCCGAGGACGCCGTGA
- the gspD gene encoding type II secretion system secretin GspD, with amino-acid sequence MTRTVLRIVAAIVVVGTTALARAETPAPTPGAPAPNGGPSAAPEAAKTSPAPDDSVVLNFEGADIREVIHSLADSLGINYQIDPRIQGQVTIRTTGPIAKEDLFPIFNRILRSNGISAVQVGDIYQIIPVAEAKTKAIIPVAPGEKRQASREDAFIIEVVKVEHVAAQEMVNVLQPFVTPGGDVIPYARANLLIVTDLESNVIRLKDLVATFDRDAFRDLRAKVYKIEHANIEEIGQELIAILDTYGVTPASAEERGVYIIPLQRLNSLVIVAFNPTIFAEVDRWMKLLDVPPEEGAGRSVHVYAVENAKAADLAEILSELYGEGSSSRQSQQQGFTPFGTRQRGGIGGAQAAGRHGGPVVGRQNNPAPVVGAPAAPRVNQMLDGFDDYAPLQQFDDSSGIGSSSSSSSRRGRSGGIGGSSSRGGFGNTNNSSSGFGNSQGAQGFVLAGGEPGDIFRQEVRIVADDVTNSLVVLATKKDYADIREVLRRLDVVPRQVLIEVLVAEVTLGDDMKFGVEWAMADQSRARSAGGARAIDRITGSPTNTNADSDNANNNASLFDLNALGSRAADVVPLPGTGMFGIISDNRNFALVMNAAAGKNKLKVLSAPHIMTADNHEAHILVGNEVPIVTTQSNATTTQTNGTSNILQNIQYRDTGVILTVLPQVNSEGLVNMQIRQEVSQVASATTGGIQSPTFSTRESETTVVVQSGETIVIGGIIDDTVDRARTGVPFLMDIPVVGRAFRIESDTVRRTELIVLLTPHVVRDRQESRNATEAFKSRLKGMERDLYRYERSRPDYGSGQPSDETLDEMRVSPPAP; translated from the coding sequence ATGACACGAACAGTCCTGAGGATCGTCGCCGCGATCGTGGTGGTCGGGACCACCGCGCTCGCGCGCGCCGAGACTCCCGCGCCGACCCCGGGCGCCCCCGCCCCGAACGGCGGGCCGAGCGCGGCGCCCGAGGCGGCCAAGACGAGCCCCGCTCCCGACGACTCCGTCGTGTTGAACTTCGAAGGGGCCGACATCCGCGAGGTGATCCACAGCCTCGCCGACTCCCTCGGCATCAACTACCAGATCGATCCCCGCATCCAGGGTCAGGTGACGATCCGCACGACCGGGCCGATCGCCAAGGAGGATCTCTTCCCGATCTTCAACCGCATCCTGCGCTCGAACGGCATCTCCGCGGTGCAGGTGGGCGACATCTACCAGATCATCCCCGTGGCCGAAGCGAAGACGAAGGCGATCATCCCGGTCGCCCCCGGCGAGAAGCGACAAGCCTCCCGCGAGGATGCGTTCATCATCGAGGTGGTGAAGGTCGAGCACGTGGCGGCGCAGGAGATGGTGAACGTTCTCCAGCCCTTCGTGACGCCGGGCGGCGACGTCATCCCCTACGCGCGCGCGAACCTCCTGATCGTGACCGATCTCGAGTCGAACGTCATCCGCTTGAAGGACCTGGTCGCCACCTTCGATCGCGACGCGTTCCGCGACCTGCGGGCCAAGGTCTACAAGATCGAGCACGCCAACATCGAGGAGATCGGCCAGGAGCTGATCGCGATCCTGGATACCTACGGCGTCACGCCGGCCTCGGCGGAGGAACGGGGCGTCTACATCATCCCGCTGCAGCGCCTGAACTCGCTCGTGATCGTCGCGTTCAATCCGACGATCTTCGCCGAGGTCGACCGCTGGATGAAGTTGCTCGACGTTCCGCCCGAGGAGGGGGCCGGGCGCTCGGTGCACGTGTACGCGGTCGAGAACGCCAAGGCCGCCGACCTCGCCGAGATCCTGAGCGAGCTCTACGGGGAAGGATCGTCCTCGCGCCAGAGCCAGCAGCAGGGCTTCACGCCGTTCGGCACCCGGCAGCGCGGCGGCATCGGCGGCGCGCAGGCCGCCGGCCGCCATGGCGGGCCCGTGGTCGGGCGGCAGAACAATCCCGCGCCGGTGGTTGGCGCGCCGGCCGCCCCGCGGGTGAACCAGATGCTCGACGGCTTCGACGACTACGCGCCGTTGCAGCAGTTCGACGACAGCAGCGGGATCGGTTCGAGCTCGTCGAGCTCGAGCCGGCGCGGCCGGAGCGGCGGTATCGGCGGCAGCTCGAGCCGCGGCGGGTTCGGGAACACGAACAACTCGAGCAGCGGGTTCGGCAACTCGCAGGGCGCCCAGGGTTTCGTGCTCGCCGGCGGCGAGCCCGGCGACATCTTCCGCCAGGAGGTGCGTATCGTCGCCGACGACGTGACCAACTCGCTCGTCGTGCTGGCCACCAAGAAGGACTACGCCGACATCCGCGAGGTGCTGCGCCGCCTCGACGTCGTCCCCCGCCAGGTGCTGATCGAGGTGCTGGTCGCGGAGGTGACGCTCGGCGACGACATGAAGTTCGGCGTCGAGTGGGCAATGGCGGACCAGAGCCGGGCGCGTTCGGCGGGAGGCGCCCGCGCAATCGACCGCATCACCGGGAGCCCCACGAATACCAACGCGGACTCCGACAACGCCAACAACAACGCGAGCCTCTTCGACCTCAACGCGCTCGGCAGCCGTGCCGCCGACGTCGTGCCGCTTCCCGGCACGGGCATGTTCGGCATCATCAGCGACAACCGGAACTTCGCGCTCGTGATGAACGCCGCCGCCGGCAAGAACAAGCTGAAGGTGCTCTCCGCGCCCCACATCATGACGGCGGACAACCACGAGGCGCACATCCTGGTCGGCAACGAGGTGCCGATCGTCACGACCCAGAGCAACGCCACGACGACCCAGACGAACGGCACGTCGAACATCCTGCAGAACATCCAGTACCGCGACACCGGCGTCATCCTGACCGTGCTCCCGCAGGTGAACTCCGAGGGGCTCGTCAACATGCAGATCCGCCAGGAGGTGAGCCAGGTCGCGAGCGCCACGACGGGCGGGATCCAGTCGCCGACCTTCTCCACCCGCGAGTCCGAGACGACCGTGGTGGTCCAGAGCGGCGAGACGATCGTCATCGGCGGCATCATCGACGACACCGTCGACCGCGCCCGCACGGGCGTGCCGTTCTTGATGGACATCCCGGTCGTCGGCCGCGCCTTCCGCATCGAGAGCGACACCGTCCGGCGGACCGAGCTGATCGTCCTGCTGACGCCCCACGTCGTGCGCGACCGGCAGGAGTCGCGGAACGCGACCGAGGCCTTCAAGTCGCGCTTGAAGGGCATGGAGCGCGACCTGTACCGCTACGAGCGGAGCCGTCCGGACTACGGCAGCGGCCAGCCGTCCGACGAAACCCTCGACGAAATGCGCGTGAGCCCTCCGGCGCCGTGA
- a CDS encoding type II secretion system protein M: MNWRERWAQFSVRERRLIGAAGGVLGLFLVHLLVVSPFLSYRQDLQDDIAAHREKIENGKAYLARTADITRQRDGLQKLYQQVHAQLVPGDTPTLAAANLQNTLHSLAGEKGVEIQSTQVMRDDAVGEFRRIAVRITVTGDLKQVADFLAGVEHGQTRVLIPFLEISRRGAVLRGKAARALSATIEVTAFLQGAPAAAGGKAPAAAAGGPAGSAPAGAPSAAPVASPAGGTA, encoded by the coding sequence ATGAACTGGCGCGAGCGCTGGGCGCAATTCAGCGTCCGCGAGCGGCGGCTGATCGGGGCCGCCGGCGGCGTGCTCGGGCTCTTCCTCGTGCACCTGCTGGTGGTCTCGCCGTTCCTCTCCTACCGCCAGGATCTGCAGGACGACATCGCCGCGCATCGCGAGAAGATCGAGAACGGCAAGGCGTATCTCGCGCGGACGGCCGACATCACGCGGCAGCGCGACGGGCTCCAGAAGCTCTATCAACAGGTGCACGCGCAGCTCGTCCCCGGCGACACGCCGACCCTGGCGGCCGCCAATCTCCAGAACACGCTGCACAGTCTCGCGGGCGAGAAGGGCGTCGAGATCCAGAGCACGCAGGTCATGCGCGACGACGCCGTCGGCGAGTTCCGCCGCATCGCCGTCCGCATCACCGTCACCGGCGATCTGAAGCAGGTCGCGGACTTCCTGGCCGGAGTGGAGCACGGACAGACCCGGGTCCTGATCCCGTTTCTCGAGATCAGCCGTCGCGGCGCCGTGCTCCGCGGCAAGGCGGCGCGGGCGCTCTCGGCGACGATCGAGGTGACGGCGTTCCTCCAAGGGGCGCCCGCCGCCGCGGGCGGCAAGGCGCCCGCCGCGGCAGCGGGCGGGCCGGCCGGGTCCGCGCCGGCCGGGGCGCCGAGCGCGGCGCCGGTGGCGTCTCCGGCGGGAGGCACCGCCTGA
- a CDS encoding PilN domain-containing protein: MDLSTFSQRIRRVDFLDGLGIYVGPEHVSLALVRKRLLRVALVQNRTYPLAPVSRPEERLRSLAEAVAAFKRETRAEPGAVHLCLARQELLLNRLVLPIAARENLAQVLEYEIERVIPLPRDEIFYDYQVRESGQGENGRLAVLVVSVPRRVVRQYVDALEGAGIRPKSVAVAAAALGDYTAFCRGALAQPVALLVRDGGGGEGELAVFVERQLVASHALRGHAPSSAEVNAMVRRDLAEVFHAVEAPVDLLVAAAPNGSGNGTGSEGTLDLFALASGRLEAPTSFFDAADPSLLPAVGAALGAVREGVVDIDLLPAEHRPVQEGLLVPLLLMVLAVVLALVYGGSVVVRDEMTRRTLAREVEELEPQVAAIKKQESDVRKFQSQIATLSENQDRRVVHYLKELTDKIPSDAYLTTLRYRNNRIEMDGFATKSSELIQILESSPMFKNAQFTSPITQGQGGQERFSIVAEIEG, encoded by the coding sequence ATGGACCTTTCGACCTTCTCGCAGCGGATACGCCGCGTCGACTTCCTCGACGGGCTCGGGATCTACGTCGGCCCCGAGCACGTGTCGCTGGCGCTGGTGCGAAAGCGCCTGCTGCGGGTCGCCCTCGTCCAGAACCGGACGTACCCGCTGGCTCCGGTGTCGCGGCCGGAGGAGCGGCTGCGGAGCCTCGCGGAGGCGGTTGCCGCCTTCAAGCGCGAGACCAGGGCCGAACCGGGGGCGGTGCACCTCTGCCTCGCCCGCCAGGAACTCCTGCTGAACCGCCTGGTCCTCCCGATCGCGGCCCGGGAGAACCTGGCCCAGGTGCTCGAGTACGAGATCGAGCGCGTGATTCCGCTGCCGCGCGACGAGATCTTCTACGACTACCAGGTCAGGGAGTCCGGGCAGGGCGAGAACGGGAGGCTCGCGGTCCTGGTGGTGTCGGTGCCGCGCCGCGTGGTGCGCCAGTACGTGGACGCCCTGGAGGGCGCCGGCATCCGGCCGAAGTCGGTCGCCGTCGCCGCGGCGGCGCTCGGCGACTATACCGCGTTCTGCCGCGGCGCCCTCGCGCAGCCCGTGGCGCTCCTCGTACGCGACGGGGGCGGCGGCGAGGGCGAGCTCGCGGTCTTCGTCGAGCGCCAGCTGGTCGCGAGCCACGCGCTGCGCGGCCACGCGCCGTCGAGCGCCGAGGTGAACGCGATGGTGCGCCGCGACCTCGCCGAGGTGTTCCACGCCGTCGAGGCCCCGGTCGATCTCCTGGTCGCGGCGGCGCCGAACGGCAGCGGGAACGGGACGGGCTCCGAGGGCACCCTCGATCTCTTCGCGCTCGCGAGCGGCCGGCTCGAGGCGCCGACCAGCTTCTTCGACGCCGCCGATCCGTCCCTCCTTCCCGCCGTCGGCGCGGCGCTCGGCGCCGTGCGCGAGGGCGTGGTCGACATCGACCTGCTGCCCGCGGAGCACCGCCCGGTGCAGGAGGGCCTGCTCGTTCCGTTGCTCCTCATGGTCCTCGCGGTCGTCCTGGCCCTCGTCTACGGCGGCAGCGTCGTCGTGCGCGACGAGATGACCCGTCGGACGCTCGCCCGCGAGGTCGAGGAGCTCGAGCCCCAGGTCGCCGCGATCAAGAAGCAGGAGTCCGACGTCCGGAAGTTCCAGTCCCAGATCGCGACGCTCAGCGAGAACCAGGACCGCCGCGTCGTGCACTACCTGAAGGAGCTGACCGACAAGATCCCGTCCGACGCGTATCTCACGACGCTCCGCTACCGGAACAACCGCATCGAGATGGACGGCTTCGCGACCAAGTCCTCCGAGCTCATCCAGATCCTCGAGAGCTCGCCGATGTTCAAGAACGCGCAGTTCACGTCGCCGATCACGCAGGGGCAGGGCGGGCAGGAGCGCTTCTCGATCGTCGCGGAGATCGAAGGATGA
- a CDS encoding general secretion pathway protein GspK, with translation MRNARGERGIALLMVIWIFMVLSVLSAEFSRAMRDDAIATQNLAEEVQARGVAIGGINRAIYRLLYARQTQAEDDDPDAADADAPPPWLPDGRWHEEPYWGGTYGVRLIDEGGKISLNRADETLLRKVFEVLGMKADEQEEIVDAIIDWRDGDDLHRLHGAEDEYYMKLAEPYHAKNGPFDSVDELLQVRGITRELFFGVRGRGLGSDETPPIPLREVFSVFNRSANINVRTAPVAVLRVVLGGDEEAVDEIVTARDEDPSSVLGLIRAKVADQVLARRLVDRAPSRVAIEARATMQNGRVQARVGAVVEIPEDGDGFHIDRWYDRLPAF, from the coding sequence GTGAGGAACGCCCGCGGCGAGCGCGGCATCGCGCTCCTCATGGTGATCTGGATCTTCATGGTCCTGAGCGTGCTCTCCGCCGAGTTCTCGCGCGCCATGCGCGACGACGCGATCGCGACCCAGAACCTGGCCGAGGAGGTGCAGGCCCGGGGGGTGGCCATCGGCGGCATCAATCGTGCCATCTACCGCCTGCTGTACGCGCGCCAGACGCAAGCGGAGGACGACGATCCGGACGCGGCCGACGCCGACGCGCCCCCCCCGTGGCTGCCCGACGGCCGCTGGCACGAGGAGCCGTACTGGGGGGGGACCTACGGGGTCCGGCTGATCGACGAGGGCGGGAAGATCTCCTTGAACCGGGCGGACGAGACCCTGCTCCGGAAGGTCTTCGAGGTGCTCGGGATGAAGGCGGACGAGCAGGAGGAGATCGTCGACGCCATCATCGACTGGCGCGACGGCGACGACCTCCACCGCCTGCACGGCGCCGAGGACGAGTACTACATGAAGCTCGCCGAGCCCTACCACGCCAAGAACGGCCCCTTCGATTCGGTGGACGAGCTCCTCCAAGTTCGTGGTATTACGCGCGAGCTGTTCTTCGGGGTGCGGGGTCGGGGGCTCGGATCGGACGAGACGCCGCCGATTCCGCTACGGGAAGTCTTTTCCGTCTTCAACCGGAGCGCTAACATCAACGTCCGGACGGCACCGGTGGCGGTGCTGCGGGTGGTGCTGGGAGGGGATGAGGAGGCCGTGGACGAGATCGTCACCGCGCGGGACGAGGATCCGAGCAGCGTACTGGGCTTGATTCGCGCCAAGGTTGCGGATCAGGTGCTGGCGCGCCGGCTGGTGGATCGGGCGCCGAGCCGGGTCGCGATCGAAGCCCGCGCCACGATGCAGAACGGACGGGTGCAGGCCCGCGTCGGGGCGGTGGTGGAGATCCCCGAGGACGGCGACGGCTTCCACATCGACCGGTGGTACGACCGCCTGCCGGCATTCTGA
- a CDS encoding prepilin-type N-terminal cleavage/methylation domain-containing protein has product MTIRGRQSGFTLLELVLALVIFGMISAIVYSAFYFGHRAVTSGERSADENQRMRLAEEMLGRQVRSAVYYFAHYDDEENVPFFLGAADGLMFVTSAPQSRGGTGLAAVTYRLVEGKLVVEERVNFTPKDLYDAPSDGSVQRAVLLEGFTSFRFEYMAAEERDLGWVDKWDARDEDDLPGLVRVTVDGLPYFGGAPWIREIPLFTRAAGWGTNDFQEPPEDETEDDEQGMTTTTGGSGGDDEVDEDEELDQ; this is encoded by the coding sequence ATGACGATCCGCGGCCGGCAATCCGGCTTCACGCTCCTCGAGCTGGTGCTGGCGCTCGTGATCTTCGGGATGATCTCGGCCATCGTCTATAGCGCCTTCTATTTCGGACACCGCGCGGTGACGAGCGGGGAGCGGTCCGCGGACGAGAACCAGCGCATGCGGCTCGCCGAGGAGATGCTCGGCCGCCAGGTGCGGTCGGCGGTCTACTATTTCGCGCACTACGACGACGAGGAGAACGTCCCGTTCTTCCTCGGCGCCGCCGATGGCTTGATGTTCGTGACGAGCGCGCCGCAGAGCCGCGGAGGAACCGGGCTCGCCGCCGTCACCTATCGGCTCGTCGAGGGGAAGCTGGTGGTCGAGGAGCGCGTCAACTTCACCCCGAAGGACCTCTACGATGCGCCCTCCGACGGATCGGTCCAGCGCGCGGTCCTGCTCGAGGGCTTCACGTCGTTCCGCTTCGAGTACATGGCCGCCGAGGAGCGCGATCTCGGGTGGGTCGACAAGTGGGACGCGCGCGACGAGGACGACCTGCCGGGGCTCGTGCGCGTCACGGTCGACGGCCTGCCGTATTTCGGCGGCGCGCCGTGGATCCGCGAGATCCCGCTCTTCACCCGGGCGGCCGGCTGGGGCACGAACGACTTCCAGGAGCCGCCGGAGGACGAGACCGAGGACGACGAGCAGGGCATGACGACGACGACCGGCGGATCGGGCGGGGACGACGAGGTCGACGAGGACGAGGAGCTCGACCAGTGA
- a CDS encoding prepilin-type N-terminal cleavage/methylation domain-containing protein yields the protein MRTSVSRVRRSAGFTLIEVAIAMAIVGVGVVAVLQIFTAALRTERAAGVRARAAMQARALLEQTMTEPDPAAGQDSGELPGGYRYERRVREATELLEGSGRQLDVKSDITIFEIEVSVLWAQAEDREGVYTVRTLRVGPSPQA from the coding sequence GTGAGGACGTCCGTGTCACGCGTCCGCCGCTCGGCGGGCTTCACGTTGATCGAGGTGGCGATCGCGATGGCGATCGTCGGTGTCGGGGTCGTCGCGGTACTGCAGATCTTCACCGCCGCGCTCCGTACCGAGCGCGCGGCCGGGGTGCGGGCGCGCGCCGCCATGCAGGCCCGCGCCCTCCTCGAGCAGACCATGACCGAGCCCGATCCGGCGGCCGGACAGGACAGCGGCGAGCTGCCGGGGGGCTATCGCTACGAGCGCCGCGTCCGCGAGGCGACCGAGCTGCTCGAGGGCAGCGGCCGCCAGCTCGACGTGAAGAGCGACATCACCATCTTCGAGATCGAGGTGTCCGTGCTGTGGGCGCAGGCGGAAGACCGCGAGGGCGTGTACACCGTGCGCACGTTGCGCGTCGGGCCGAGCCCGCAGGCATGA